The following are encoded in a window of Planctomycetota bacterium genomic DNA:
- a CDS encoding tetratricopeptide repeat protein, with protein sequence MVDIDKIFSKAQEAFDKKNYDYAIDLSKHILEMDPSHAEARYIIRASIVKSYEIKTGSIPNGTGAALSAFIPMVKLFFYGLLNKKTLDVINTCEAYLAKNPISIWGRTRLASVLYQMNYVDSAIREYEGIIGLAPDHLPSLKALGELYRSKEDVKKAMECYRKVFSLNPSDPDAPRAMKDLAALTTIERGGWATAKSSRDVIKDRDKAVELEKAGQLVKGDVDGEIKRLEAIIDENPDSPQNIVSLKKIGELYIQKKKYDKALETYQKAAKISPSDGMLAMRIGDIKIMNFDKEIAQLQKEATMNPDNQALKTKADALKAEKRKFQIEEYRSRVKAHPTDMTLHFQLATALYAAGEIDEAITEFQMAARDPKRRVASYRYLGEAFIRKKHYDLAITQFKKSLEAGALTTEQTKELRYLLARAYEDNKNIKEAVEEFKKILEIDFNYKDASKKVEKYKDFA encoded by the coding sequence ATGGTTGATATAGATAAAATATTCAGCAAGGCCCAGGAAGCCTTTGATAAGAAAAACTACGATTACGCCATCGATTTATCCAAACATATTCTGGAAATGGACCCGTCGCATGCCGAAGCGAGGTATATTATCAGGGCAAGCATCGTAAAGAGCTACGAAATAAAAACCGGCAGTATTCCGAACGGGACCGGCGCGGCTTTATCCGCGTTCATCCCAATGGTGAAATTATTTTTCTACGGGTTGCTCAACAAGAAAACACTCGATGTAATAAACACCTGTGAGGCATATCTGGCGAAAAACCCGATCAGTATCTGGGGGCGGACTAGGCTGGCAAGCGTTTTATACCAGATGAACTATGTGGACAGCGCTATCCGTGAATACGAGGGAATCATTGGCCTGGCCCCCGACCATCTGCCTTCGCTTAAGGCGCTGGGAGAGCTTTACCGTTCCAAAGAAGATGTCAAAAAAGCCATGGAATGTTACCGCAAGGTGTTTTCCCTTAACCCGTCCGATCCGGATGCTCCGCGCGCCATGAAAGATTTAGCGGCGCTGACTACCATCGAAAGAGGCGGATGGGCGACTGCCAAATCATCGCGCGATGTCATAAAGGATAGGGATAAAGCCGTGGAACTCGAAAAAGCCGGCCAGCTCGTAAAAGGCGATGTAGATGGTGAAATAAAGAGACTGGAAGCAATCATTGACGAAAATCCGGACAGCCCGCAGAATATTGTCTCATTGAAGAAAATAGGGGAGTTGTATATACAGAAAAAGAAATATGATAAAGCCTTGGAAACATACCAGAAAGCCGCTAAAATCAGCCCTTCGGATGGGATGCTTGCGATGCGTATCGGGGATATAAAAATAATGAATTTTGACAAGGAAATTGCCCAATTGCAGAAAGAAGCGACCATGAATCCGGATAACCAGGCATTGAAAACCAAGGCAGACGCACTTAAGGCGGAAAAACGCAAGTTCCAGATAGAAGAATATCGCAGCAGGGTGAAGGCGCATCCGACCGATATGACGCTCCATTTCCAGCTGGCCACGGCCCTTTATGCCGCCGGTGAAATAGACGAGGCAATCACCGAATTCCAGATGGCCGCGCGCGACCCAAAACGGCGCGTTGCTTCCTATAGATACCTGGGCGAAGCATTCATCAGGAAAAAACACTATGACCTGGCAATCACGCAGTTTAAAAAGTCATTGGAAGCCGGTGCATTAACCACGGAGCAAACCAAGGAATTGCGTTATCTTTTAGCCCGGGCTTATGAGGATAACAAGAACATCAAAGAAGCCGTGGAAGAATTCAAGAAAATACTGGAAATAGATTTTAATTATAAAGACGCTTCAAAGAAAGTGGAAAAATATAAGGATTTTGCATAA
- the priA gene encoding primosomal protein N', with amino-acid sequence MTYAQIVFPIPFDKTFDYRIPDNLKDKVKIGQAVVVPFGNSIQTGYCVALADKTDIPSDKIKFLSGVIEDIPPISEPILKLARCIADYYLCSWGEALEATLPAGVRKESGVRQGIFVALDMPQDKIIPEIDRLKRLPKAQKQAHILNLLISSGGELSFQEIQKKLGISISPINSLKRAKLVRLEKRDILFDSYLSGSVTKEQPFPPTPAQADAISKIKDSLAKNKSDTFLLHGITGSGKTEVYLQVIAEAIKNNKQAIVLVPEISLTPQAVSRFRRRFDRIAVLHSYMTEGQRAKQWHNIRNGEIDVVIGARSAIFAPTKNLGIIVIDEEHETSFKQESTPRYNTRDVAVKRAEIERATVILGSATPSLEAYYFAQTGSFCYLEIPERIENRPLPAVEIVDMTQQKGEKDNTLVISKPLELAIKESLKEKEQVILFLNRRGYITLVTCPKCKHIVRCKHCRTALTYHKKINRMICHHCNTETDLPEICPECAYPNLKKLGSGTERVEEYINKIFNPKETKSVSRINRVDSDIMRLRQSGKEALDALWKGETDILVGTQMVAKGLDFPNVTLVGIISADTALYLKDFRSAERTFQLITQVAGRTGRGAKGGRVIVQTVNPQHYSIIHASRHDYRSFAAEELKYRKAFLYPPYSHLLRILMEGKDEAKTEVYGKQLAGKIKEFIGDDKDIEILGPAPCPWERIKNHYRWQIVIKSKTADFIHKLYHVYRKDFNSTSKSIRLTLDIDPLNLL; translated from the coding sequence ATGACATATGCGCAAATAGTTTTCCCGATTCCGTTTGATAAGACATTCGATTACCGCATACCTGATAACCTTAAGGATAAGGTGAAGATAGGGCAGGCAGTGGTGGTGCCTTTTGGAAACAGCATACAGACCGGTTATTGCGTGGCTTTAGCGGATAAGACCGATATTCCATCTGATAAAATAAAGTTCCTAAGTGGTGTTATCGAGGATATCCCGCCGATAAGCGAGCCAATACTGAAACTTGCCAGATGTATTGCTGATTATTACCTGTGCTCCTGGGGCGAGGCGTTGGAGGCGACATTACCTGCGGGAGTACGCAAGGAAAGCGGGGTCAGACAGGGAATATTTGTCGCATTAGATATGCCCCAGGATAAAATAATCCCGGAAATTGATAGACTTAAACGATTGCCTAAGGCCCAAAAGCAGGCGCATATCCTGAATCTTTTGATTTCCAGTGGAGGAGAACTGTCATTTCAGGAAATACAGAAAAAGCTTGGCATAAGCATTTCTCCGATTAATTCACTAAAGCGCGCCAAACTGGTGCGCTTGGAAAAAAGAGATATCTTGTTTGATTCATATCTTTCCGGTTCTGTAACCAAGGAACAACCGTTTCCTCCGACACCTGCACAGGCTGATGCGATAAGCAAGATAAAAGATTCGCTCGCCAAAAACAAGTCCGATACGTTTTTGCTCCACGGCATTACCGGCAGCGGGAAGACCGAAGTATATCTCCAGGTAATAGCCGAAGCGATAAAGAATAATAAACAGGCGATTGTGCTGGTGCCTGAAATCTCGCTTACACCCCAAGCCGTCAGCCGTTTCCGCCGTCGTTTTGATCGTATCGCGGTTTTGCATAGTTACATGACAGAGGGGCAGCGAGCCAAGCAATGGCATAATATCAGGAACGGAGAGATCGACGTGGTAATCGGTGCGCGTTCGGCAATATTCGCCCCGACCAAGAATCTTGGCATAATTGTGATTGATGAAGAGCACGAAACCTCATTCAAGCAGGAAAGCACGCCGCGCTATAACACGCGCGACGTCGCCGTAAAAAGGGCGGAAATTGAAAGAGCAACGGTTATTCTCGGTTCCGCCACGCCTTCTTTGGAAGCATACTATTTCGCGCAAACCGGAAGTTTTTGTTACCTTGAGATCCCGGAAAGAATCGAGAACCGCCCCTTGCCGGCAGTCGAAATAGTTGATATGACCCAGCAGAAGGGTGAGAAGGATAATACGCTGGTTATTTCCAAGCCATTGGAGCTGGCCATCAAGGAATCGCTTAAAGAAAAAGAGCAGGTGATTCTGTTCCTTAACCGGCGCGGGTATATTACGCTGGTGACCTGCCCGAAATGCAAACATATAGTCAGGTGCAAGCATTGCCGGACGGCGTTGACTTATCACAAAAAGATTAACCGGATGATATGCCATCATTGCAATACGGAAACGGATTTGCCGGAGATTTGCCCCGAATGCGCCTATCCGAACCTGAAAAAACTCGGCAGCGGAACAGAACGGGTGGAGGAATATATCAATAAAATATTTAACCCTAAAGAAACCAAGTCGGTTTCAAGAATAAATAGGGTGGATAGTGATATCATGCGCTTGCGCCAGTCAGGTAAAGAAGCTCTTGATGCATTGTGGAAAGGCGAAACCGATATATTAGTCGGGACGCAGATGGTTGCCAAGGGTCTGGATTTTCCGAATGTCACTCTGGTCGGCATAATTTCAGCGGATACCGCATTGTACCTGAAGGATTTCCGTTCGGCAGAGAGGACATTCCAGTTGATTACGCAAGTCGCCGGCCGGACCGGCCGGGGAGCAAAAGGCGGGCGGGTAATCGTCCAAACAGTCAATCCCCAGCATTACAGCATTATCCACGCCAGCCGTCATGATTACCGTTCATTTGCGGCTGAGGAGTTGAAATACCGGAAAGCTTTTCTTTACCCGCCTTACAGCCACCTTTTGCGCATTTTGATGGAAGGGAAAGATGAAGCCAAAACGGAAGTTTACGGAAAACAATTAGCGGGGAAGATAAAAGAATTTATCGGTGATGACAAAGATATTGAGATATTAGGCCCCGCTCCGTGCCCTTGGGAACGGATAAAGAATCATTACAGGTGGCAGATTGTAATTAAATCCAAAACCGCCGATTTTATCCATAAACTTTATCATGTTTATCGGAAAGATTTTAACAGCACTTCCAAGTCAATAAGACTGACGCTGGATATCGACCCGTTAAATCTCTTGTAA
- a CDS encoding metal-dependent hydrolase, which produces MNPLTHFLIGWSAANIDTLENRDRILVTIGGVLPDIDSFGIIPEILTDKKLDWFSRYHHILAHNILAAIAGLIIVVLLARKKFTTGALFFLAFHIHLLCDILGGKGPDGYQWPIPYLWPFLSELQITWTHQWALNAWPNFATTIFFIIVTIWLARNKGYSFVGIFSRKIDEQIVKTIRKRLTQRH; this is translated from the coding sequence ATGAACCCCTTAACCCATTTTCTTATCGGCTGGTCAGCGGCGAATATAGACACCCTTGAAAACCGTGACCGGATATTAGTCACTATCGGCGGAGTCCTGCCTGATATAGATTCCTTCGGCATCATCCCGGAAATTCTTACCGATAAAAAACTGGACTGGTTTTCCCGTTACCATCATATCCTGGCGCACAATATACTGGCGGCAATTGCCGGCTTGATTATTGTCGTTTTACTGGCACGCAAGAAATTCACTACGGGCGCGCTGTTCTTCCTTGCCTTCCATATACATCTATTATGCGATATACTGGGCGGGAAAGGGCCGGACGGATACCAGTGGCCTATCCCTTATTTATGGCCATTTTTATCCGAGCTCCAAATCACTTGGACTCATCAATGGGCATTAAATGCCTGGCCCAATTTCGCCACAACCATATTTTTCATTATTGTGACAATCTGGCTGGCGCGCAACAAAGGATATTCATTCGTCGGCATATTTTCCCGTAAAATCGACGAGCAGATAGTTAAAACCATCCGCAAAAGGCTCACGCAACGCCATTGA
- a CDS encoding ABC transporter ATP-binding protein, which yields MLKNKDLRLIGRLYKFARPYTSLIIVTIIMMLLYSALSTAPILLFQPFTDKIVIKSIDVKEIKLPSAKTSWNPFNKLLEGKDMRETFNLITMILIPLILLLALLDYLKEYLYRYVTFRTLMDIRNTLCGHIIHMPIRFFNDKKAGDLISRVTNDVATTQSSLDILFGDIILQPTKILMIFIGMLIVDYRVGLLILACIPFFAWPILRIGQRVRKFRKGSLVKLSDVTESMHQMFTGVRVVKSFRMEDEEIKEFAKENEGFFRKMLKVARALAFSSAFVHIAGGVALLLATIGGGYLIKSGIMSLGTLATLIVFIMFLNAPVRLFAKSINVIQESLAGAERIFELMEMKLEAADETGTIKITSLSQGIKFNNVHFAYDTESVLSDISFSVKAGEIVAIVGPTGAGKSTMLDLIARFYDPLEGSIEINGIDLRKVERESLLSHIAIVGQETFLFNTTIKENIRYGKRDATDEAIINAAKLAQIHDFISGLPKGYDTEIGERGGKLSGGERQRISIARAILKNPSILLLDEATSSLDSEAERLVQNALNNLMKERTTFVIAHRLYTVQNANQIIVLEKGKIVQQGIHQELISKEGLYKKLYETQFGNTRSE from the coding sequence ATGCTTAAGAATAAAGACCTCCGTTTAATCGGTCGGCTGTATAAATTTGCCCGGCCGTATACATCGCTGATTATCGTCACAATAATCATGATGCTCCTATATTCGGCACTTTCCACCGCGCCGATTCTGCTATTCCAGCCGTTTACGGATAAAATCGTGATTAAATCTATTGACGTCAAGGAAATCAAACTGCCGTCCGCCAAAACAAGCTGGAATCCTTTCAACAAACTGCTGGAAGGAAAGGACATGAGGGAAACGTTTAACCTGATTACCATGATTTTAATCCCACTTATTCTTCTCCTGGCTTTATTGGATTACCTAAAAGAATACCTTTACCGTTATGTAACCTTCCGGACTCTTATGGACATCCGCAATACCTTGTGCGGGCATATTATCCATATGCCCATCAGGTTCTTTAACGATAAAAAAGCCGGCGACCTGATATCGCGCGTGACCAATGATGTGGCAACGACCCAGAGTTCTTTGGATATCCTGTTCGGCGATATTATCCTTCAACCGACTAAAATACTCATGATATTCATCGGCATGCTGATTGTCGATTACAGGGTGGGACTATTGATTTTAGCCTGCATACCATTTTTCGCCTGGCCGATTCTGCGTATCGGGCAAAGGGTGCGCAAATTCAGGAAAGGCAGCCTTGTTAAATTAAGCGACGTGACCGAATCGATGCACCAGATGTTCACCGGTGTCCGCGTGGTCAAATCTTTCCGCATGGAAGACGAGGAAATCAAGGAATTCGCCAAGGAAAACGAGGGCTTCTTCCGCAAGATGTTGAAAGTCGCCCGCGCCCTGGCATTCAGTTCAGCTTTTGTCCATATTGCCGGCGGTGTTGCCCTGTTACTGGCTACTATCGGAGGAGGATACCTTATAAAATCCGGAATCATGTCCCTGGGAACCCTGGCAACACTGATTGTCTTTATTATGTTCCTTAATGCACCGGTTCGACTGTTTGCCAAATCTATCAATGTCATCCAGGAATCGTTAGCCGGAGCCGAGCGCATCTTTGAACTCATGGAAATGAAACTGGAGGCGGCTGACGAAACCGGAACGATAAAAATAACCTCTCTTTCCCAGGGCATAAAATTCAACAATGTCCATTTCGCCTATGACACTGAATCGGTCTTGAGTGATATCAGTTTTTCGGTCAAGGCGGGCGAAATCGTGGCGATTGTCGGCCCGACCGGCGCGGGAAAATCCACCATGCTCGACCTGATTGCCCGGTTTTACGACCCGCTTGAAGGCTCGATAGAAATAAACGGGATTGATTTAAGGAAAGTTGAGCGCGAGTCGCTTTTGAGCCACATCGCCATCGTCGGTCAGGAAACCTTCCTTTTCAACACCACCATCAAGGAAAATATCAGGTACGGCAAACGCGACGCGACAGACGAGGCGATAATCAACGCCGCCAAGCTGGCGCAAATCCATGATTTTATCTCCGGACTACCTAAAGGATATGATACGGAAATCGGGGAACGCGGAGGAAAACTATCCGGAGGCGAACGCCAACGCATTTCCATCGCCCGCGCCATATTAAAAAATCCATCTATCCTGCTGCTTGACGAGGCGACTTCGTCACTCGATTCCGAAGCCGAACGCCTGGTCCAGAATGCCCTTAATAACCTTATGAAAGAGCGCACCACCTTCGTCATCGCGCACCGGCTCTATACCGTGCAAAATGCAAATCAGATTATCGTCCTGGAAAAAGGGAAAATAGTCCAGCAAGGAATCCATCAGGAACTTATCAGCAAAGAAGGCCTTTATAAGAAATTATACGAAACACAATTTGGGAATACGAGAAGCGAATAG
- the rfbB gene encoding dTDP-glucose 4,6-dehydratase produces MRRILVTGGCGFIGSNFIHYMLKRHGDISIINLDLLTYAGNPENLKGIAKDRRYTFIKGDIADGKLVESILKRRVDAIVNFAAESHVDRSIHNPAVFLATNILGTQRLLESAMKYRVSRFLQISTDEVYGSLNPKEPAFTEKHHLEPSSPYSASKTSADLLVKAYEKTFGYKAIITRSSNNYGPYQFPEKVIPLFITNALEGKPLPLYGDGKNVRDWIYVEDNCEAIDLVLRKGKPGEIYNIGGQCERQNIEITKTILSELGKPESLIKHVKDRPGHDRRYALDVSKIKKELGWEPLYTFEQGIRKTIRWYQDNREWWKRVKSGEYLKYYKKHYG; encoded by the coding sequence GTGAGAAGAATTTTGGTAACCGGCGGCTGCGGGTTTATCGGCTCGAATTTTATCCATTATATGCTGAAACGCCATGGCGATATTTCCATCATCAATCTTGACCTTTTGACTTATGCCGGCAACCCGGAAAATCTGAAAGGTATCGCAAAAGACAGAAGATATACATTTATAAAAGGCGATATTGCCGATGGGAAACTCGTGGAAAGCATCCTGAAGCGTAGGGTAGACGCCATCGTAAACTTTGCCGCGGAAAGCCATGTCGACCGGAGCATCCATAATCCGGCGGTATTCCTCGCCACCAATATCCTTGGCACGCAAAGATTGCTGGAATCCGCCATGAAATACCGCGTTTCCAGATTTCTCCAGATTTCGACCGATGAAGTGTACGGTTCGCTTAATCCAAAAGAGCCGGCCTTCACGGAAAAGCATCACCTTGAGCCTTCCAGCCCTTATTCAGCCAGCAAGACCTCGGCGGATTTATTGGTCAAGGCGTATGAAAAAACCTTCGGTTATAAAGCAATCATTACCAGGAGCAGCAATAATTACGGGCCATATCAGTTCCCGGAAAAGGTAATACCATTATTCATCACCAACGCGCTGGAAGGAAAACCCCTGCCCCTTTACGGAGACGGTAAAAATGTCCGCGACTGGATTTACGTGGAAGATAATTGCGAAGCAATCGACCTCGTTCTCCGCAAAGGCAAACCGGGAGAAATTTACAATATCGGAGGACAATGCGAACGGCAGAATATCGAAATCACCAAGACCATCTTGAGTGAATTAGGCAAACCCGAATCGCTCATAAAACACGTCAAAGACCGTCCCGGCCATGACCGCCGGTACGCCCTGGACGTCTCCAAGATAAAAAAGGAACTCGGCTGGGAACCGCTTTACACCTTTGAACAAGGCATCCGTAAAACCATCAGGTGGTACCAGGATAACCGGGAATGGTGGAAACGGGTAAAAAGCGGAGAGTATCTGAAGTACTACAAAAAACACTACGGGTAA
- a CDS encoding class I SAM-dependent methyltransferase, whose amino-acid sequence MNKSSCETYYDRVAHQYDDSYKDAYWEFYNAVTWNNIKKYLPRLEGRKILDIGGGTGNWALKLAKSGFEVTLADISQKMLDVAKRKADEAGFSGKISFAKADICDLSSFNPESFSLVLAEGDPLSCCDNPPKAVKECYRILKPKGLFIASVDNRFGGLRVFIEQNELDGLEKLVKTGETNWFTRKEEEQHLLHYFTPDELRNLFSRKGFEVVSLIGKPVLPVRANSEILKDKDAFKRLLELELKLNSEETLLGSAGHLEIVGKK is encoded by the coding sequence ATGAATAAATCTTCGTGTGAAACATATTATGACCGGGTGGCGCATCAGTATGACGATTCATACAAAGACGCCTACTGGGAATTTTATAATGCCGTTACCTGGAATAATATAAAGAAATACCTGCCGCGCTTGGAGGGTCGTAAGATTCTAGATATCGGCGGCGGGACGGGAAACTGGGCGCTGAAACTCGCCAAATCAGGATTTGAAGTAACGCTTGCCGATATCTCCCAGAAGATGCTTGATGTGGCAAAGCGAAAAGCGGATGAGGCAGGTTTTTCTGGAAAGATTAGTTTTGCCAAGGCGGATATCTGCGACCTTTCATCTTTTAATCCTGAATCGTTTAGCCTGGTCTTGGCCGAAGGCGACCCTTTGTCATGCTGTGATAATCCGCCCAAGGCAGTTAAAGAATGTTACCGGATTCTAAAGCCAAAGGGATTATTTATCGCATCGGTTGATAACAGGTTCGGCGGGCTTAGGGTGTTCATAGAACAGAATGAGTTGGATGGATTGGAAAAATTGGTGAAAACCGGCGAGACCAACTGGTTTACCCGGAAAGAAGAAGAACAGCATCTCTTGCATTATTTCACGCCGGATGAATTGCGGAACCTGTTTAGCCGGAAAGGATTCGAGGTGGTATCGCTTATCGGTAAGCCGGTATTGCCGGTGAGAGCGAACAGCGAAATACTCAAAGACAAAGACGCTTTCAAACGGCTGTTGGAGTTGGAGCTGAAACTCAATTCAGAAGAAACACTTCTTGGCTCGGCAGGGCATCTGGAGATTGTTGGAAAGAAATAG
- a CDS encoding radical SAM protein gives MRYKGNIIRPPSEADSYLLQITYGCSHNKCAFCGTYDQKFRVRAMDDILTDIAMAHKYIPHTRRVFLCDGDAMILPNKSLVQILKALNMAFPNLQRVGIYANARDIIKKSDAELKELSDNKLTIGYLGLESGNDEILKRVNKGATAEDMVNAVRKAQVNGIKMSVIGLIGLGGHELSKEHAIDTAKAVNSMNPRYFSLLTLMIVPGTPLAKDYESGKFKLPEAEDMVKEIRLVVANMDTEHTIFRANHASNYAPLAGTFNKDKKRLLEEIDKYLEGEYDYRPEFLRGL, from the coding sequence ATGAGATACAAAGGAAATATAATCCGGCCGCCCAGCGAAGCGGACAGTTATCTTCTGCAGATAACCTACGGCTGTTCGCATAATAAATGCGCCTTCTGCGGGACCTACGACCAGAAATTCCGCGTGCGGGCGATGGATGATATCCTGACCGATATCGCCATGGCGCATAAATACATCCCGCATACCCGGCGGGTATTCCTGTGTGACGGCGATGCCATGATTTTGCCCAATAAAAGTCTCGTTCAGATTCTTAAGGCGCTCAACATGGCTTTCCCAAATTTGCAACGGGTCGGCATCTACGCCAACGCCCGCGATATCATAAAGAAATCCGATGCGGAACTGAAAGAACTCTCTGATAATAAACTGACTATCGGTTACCTTGGGTTGGAAAGCGGCAATGACGAAATACTGAAGAGGGTCAACAAAGGCGCCACCGCCGAGGATATGGTCAATGCCGTGCGCAAAGCGCAGGTCAACGGAATCAAGATGTCCGTCATCGGATTAATCGGACTGGGCGGACACGAATTATCCAAGGAACACGCCATCGATACCGCCAAGGCGGTGAATTCGATGAACCCGCGTTACTTCAGCCTCCTTACATTGATGATAGTTCCCGGAACGCCGCTGGCAAAGGACTATGAATCCGGTAAGTTCAAACTGCCCGAAGCGGAAGATATGGTAAAGGAAATAAGACTGGTCGTGGCAAACATGGATACCGAGCATACGATATTCCGGGCAAACCACGCATCCAATTACGCACCGCTGGCCGGCACGTTTAATAAGGATAAGAAACGCCTGCTCGAAGAGATTGATAAGTATCTGGAAGGCGAATACGATTATCGTCCGGAATTCCTGAGGGGATTATAA
- a CDS encoding PD40 domain-containing protein — MNKLSIVFLCVLAVIIGCAGKNDLTIFPLQEFESKVKGLIKQLSAEEWEIREGTQKELIKLGDNLIWMYRKANVNDKAEVMHKIKQFADALNETTESRESEIRMRIKYIRRQIYPLTRPKIAFRSMRNSDKRKIYLMDEDGQNQIKLTATNEYESNAFWSPDGTRIAFITEYYTIFVDKWILNTIDADGRNHIRLTDSEIEGDKISWSPDSAKIAFAAEPPDGLCDIYLIDANGKNQVNLTRTPDAADESPDWSPDGAKIAYESRVHWNASDICVIDTDGENLIRLTKTERSWERHPVWSPDGTKIAYIAYDSNKEDIIYLFVMDANGQNQSRLARISQEGKCYDVYPSWSPDGTRIAVHSERDRKITICVISADGKNQLLLTPNEKSDIIPEWSPDGTKIVFESHRDGAPKIYVYDMELDGNNQKRLSGKDNHDEYPTWQPMSLSYFSALFKEDENKK; from the coding sequence ATGAATAAATTGAGTATTGTTTTTCTTTGCGTATTGGCGGTAATAATTGGATGTGCTGGTAAAAACGACTTAACGATTTTTCCCCTTCAAGAATTTGAGAGTAAAGTTAAGGGGTTAATCAAGCAATTAAGCGCTGAGGAATGGGAAATTCGCGAAGGGACACAAAAAGAACTGATTAAACTGGGGGACAATCTGATTTGGATGTATCGTAAAGCAAATGTTAATGATAAGGCTGAAGTTATGCATAAGATAAAACAATTTGCCGATGCGCTTAATGAAACAACCGAAAGCCGCGAATCAGAAATAAGAATGCGTATTAAATATATACGCCGGCAGATTTATCCTTTGACCAGGCCAAAGATTGCTTTCCGTTCTATGCGTAATAGCGATAAAAGGAAAATATATCTAATGGATGAAGACGGGCAAAACCAGATTAAATTGACAGCGACTAATGAATATGAAAGTAATGCTTTTTGGAGTCCTGATGGCACCAGGATTGCTTTTATCACGGAGTATTATACTATCTTTGTTGATAAGTGGATTCTAAATACAATAGATGCGGATGGCAGAAATCATATTAGATTAACCGACTCCGAAATAGAAGGCGATAAAATCAGTTGGAGCCCTGATAGCGCAAAGATTGCTTTTGCGGCAGAACCGCCGGATGGCCTTTGTGATATCTATCTCATAGACGCGAACGGAAAAAACCAGGTTAATTTAACACGCACGCCTGATGCCGCTGATGAAAGCCCTGACTGGAGCCCGGATGGCGCTAAAATTGCCTATGAATCCCGTGTGCATTGGAATGCTTCCGATATATGCGTAATAGATACAGATGGGGAAAATCTAATCAGGCTGACTAAAACAGAACGTTCCTGGGAACGGCATCCTGTCTGGAGCCCGGATGGGACTAAAATCGCCTATATAGCATATGATTCTAATAAGGAGGATATAATATATTTATTTGTAATGGATGCAAATGGGCAAAACCAGTCCAGATTAGCCCGGATAAGCCAGGAAGGGAAGTGTTATGATGTTTATCCGTCTTGGAGTCCGGATGGAACCAGAATTGCCGTTCACTCGGAGCGAGACCGTAAGATAACAATATGTGTTATAAGCGCGGATGGTAAGAATCAGCTTTTATTAACTCCAAATGAAAAATCTGATATCATCCCTGAATGGAGTCCGGATGGGACTAAGATTGTCTTTGAATCACACCGGGACGGCGCTCCGAAAATATATGTATATGACATGGAGCTTGACGGTAATAACCAGAAAAGACTAAGCGGAAAAGACAACCATGACGAGTATCCAACTTGGCAACCAATGTCATTATCGTATTTTTCCGCCCTGTTTAAGGAAGATGAAAACAAGAAATGA
- a CDS encoding helix-turn-helix domain-containing protein translates to MRARRRIQSILLSNEGWTVEKIANHLGADKRNIWRWFKNYQEKGLDGLKGKYFSRKL, encoded by the coding sequence CTGCGTGCCAGAAGGCGCATCCAGAGTATTCTACTTTCCAATGAAGGCTGGACAGTGGAAAAGATTGCCAATCATTTGGGAGCGGATAAAAGAAATATCTGGAGATGGTTTAAGAATTATCAGGAAAAAGGGCTGGATGGATTGAAAGGGAAATACTTTTCGAGGAAATTATAG